The Paraburkholderia hospita region GTCGTCACGAACGAGGCGCTCGAACAAGCGGGCGCGGTGTTAGAGCAGAACAGCTTCCGCGTACACGCAGGCAGTCGCAACGAGTGCGATCAACGTCGCGTACGCGCCTTCATCAGTTTCAAGGATCCATCGGGCAACCAGATTGAATTGGTGTTCGGCGCCTTGCATAGCGGCCGTCGCTATTTTCCGTCACGCGACGCCGGAATCACTGGCTTCAGCCACGTCGGCCTGCGCACCAGCGATCCCGGACGTGACGAGATCTTCTGGACGAAACTGTGCAATGCGCGTGTGAGCGACTGGATCGGACCTGCACCGCTGCTGAGAATCGACGAGGTACATCACCGGATCGCCCTCTTTCCGTCCCCGTTCGCCGGCATCCAACATATCAATCACCAGGTTGCAAGCATCGACGATCTCATGCGCGCCTGGTACACCCTGCGTGAACAGGGCATACCCATTCGGTTCGGACCAGGGCGGCATCCGACGTCGGGCGCCATCTTTCTCTACTTCGAGGGGCCTGACGGAATGACTTACGAATACTCGACAGGCGTTCGTCTGATCAGTCCGGATGAGGAAGCGAGTTACTGTCCCCGCCGGTTCCCGTTCGATTCCACCGGCTTTTGCATGTGGGGCGCCAAACCCGATATTCCAGAGTTTCAATCCTGACGCGCGATCAGGTCCATCGCTGATCGCGCGAGAGTAACCTTCAAGGCTACCGGAGGCGGAGCCAGGAGAACACGCGGGGACAAGCTTCCTGCCAGCACCCTTGTCAAAGAAACGGCCTGGATTTAGCGGCTACAGGGAGGACGCCATGGCAACGATCAGAACGGTCGATGTTCAGGAGTTCATCAACTCGCACAAGCTGTCGCCCTATCAGTTGCTGATCGTCGCGCTGTGTTTCCTGACAGTCGCGTTCGATGGTTTCGATACGGCAAGCGCCGGATTCATTGCACCTGCCATCAGGAAGCAATGGGCATTGAACGCGCTTCAGTTGGCGCCTGTGTTCGGCGGCGGCCTGTTTGGCCTGATGGTAGGCGCGCTCCTGTTCGGACCACTTGCCGACAGGTTTGGGCGCAAGCCCATACTCTGCTTTTCAGTGGCGTTTTTCGGTGTCATGTGCCTGTGGTCCGCCTACGCGACTTCTCTGCGCGAACTCATACTATTGCGATTCCTGACCGGCTTGGGTCTTGGCGGAGCCATGCCTACGGCCATTACGATGACATCCGAATTCGGTCCCGAGAAACAGCGCTCGCTATTGGTGACGAGTATGTTCTGCGGCTTCACGTTAGGCGGGTCATTGGGTGGCGTGGTCGCCTCGCAGATCATTCCCCTGCATGGCTGGCAGGGCGTGCTGTTATTCGGCGGGGCCATGCCATTGGTACTGGTGCCGGTCCTGTTATGGCTTCTGCCTGAGTCTGTCCGGTACCTGGCGTTGTCCGGCCGGAAACAGGAGCAAGTGGCCCGCACGCTCCGGCGCATAGCGCCACAGGAAGTGCTCGAACATACGGTGTTCACAGTCCCCGAGAACAAGGTCACGGGTTCTCCCGTCCGCAACCTTTTCGGCAGCGGCGTGATGGTCGGCACCGTCTGCCTCTGGCTCACCTTCTTCATGAGTCTGCTGGTGTATTACCTGCTCACTAGCTGGCTGCCCACGGTCATTAACAACACAGGCGTCCCTCTGGATATGACTGCGCTGATCGCCGCAGCGCTGCCCTTGGGCAGCACGGTCGGCGCCGTGCTGATCGGCCGCCTGATGGACAGGCACAATCCCTGTCTGATACTCACAAGCTTCTACCTTGTTGCCGCAGTGTTTATCCTGCTCATCGGCGTCGCTTCGTCGTTGCCGATGCTGGTGTTCGCAGTCTTTGGGGCTGGTCTTGGAACCGGAGGCTCGCAGACCGGCGCCAATGCGCTGGCGGCGGCCTACTATCCAACCTCCAGCCGCGTCTCCGGCGTGAGTTGGGCGCTCGGCATTGGCAGGGTGGGTTCGATCGTGGGCTCAATGGTTGGCGGAGTGCTGCTAGCCATGCATCTGGGCCTGCCCATCATGTTCGTGCTGGTTGCGATACCCACCTTCGTCGCCGCACTCAGCATGTTTGGCATGGGGCGCCACGAGGCCGCGCTCAGGTCGTCTGAGGTTGCTCGAACGCTCCCTGGTTCAGTCAAGCCTTAGACGACTGTCAGCGCCGAATCCATGCATCGCACTTTCGTCGAAGGTCCCTTCTCCGGCATTTCGTCCAGCGGCACCGTACGCTAATGGCGCCGGCACGCCGCCGACCGATCGCTCCGGGGTGGCATTCGGAGGTTGACGCGTGTCCAGTGGAAGGGCGGCAACTTGGCGCGTGCTGCCCGGTTGTGGCTTTGCGAGTTTCAGTCCGCGTATATCCGCTTGCATGAGGCAGAGCCCGGCCATTTGCCACGGTTGGTCCGCGCATTCGCGCGAACATTCGGATGACTGATCAGCGCGCAAGCAGCGGCCCCCAGAATCTCGCCACCAACGATGAAGTAAGCGTCGCCGGGCACAGAGCTGCCGATGCCTCATTGGCCGCGGCAGCAAGATGCGGGTGGCAAGCGGTAAGCGAGACTGCGGCCAGCGGCAGCGCGATGGCGAAGTGGTGGAAGGTACGGCGCATGACATGATCTCCAATTCTGCATTGACAAAAAAATTCGGTGGCGGGAAGTATGTGACCGTGTCAGGCGTGACTATCATTCGCCGCATCAATATCGCGAGCCAAAATTTTCCACATGCTAGCCACCCGTCGGCGCCATATGGCCCAACACTGGAGCCAGCGCGAGGATAGCTAGCATGGCAAGCGCTTCAGTCAAAAGAAGACTGTCGAAGCGGCGCTGCACAGCAGGATAAGCCGGGTCGAGTCGTTCAGCACGAGCGTGCAGATCGGGCAGAACCACCAGCCGGTTCCAGCCACCCAATGAGGTCGCAAGGGCTACGCATGCAAGCTTCGTGGCGAGCAACCGGCCCCAGGCCGTTCCAAAGAGTGGCGCGCTCGCGTGTGCGGTGTCCTGCATTGCATTATAGAAACCGGTGACGAGGACAACCGCAAGTGCGACCGTCGCTAGTTGAGACAACGCGGAGCATAAGGCAGCCTTTTGGCCGGGCGAACTGCCCTCCACGCGTGAGAGCCGGTACAGCAGGGATCGCCGCGACGATCACGCCACCACCCGCCCAGAGGCCAGTCGACCAGGTGCACGACGTGGATGGTCTCTCTCAGCGAGAAATCGCCCGAGTCCGCCGCATGGCTGGACGCAGCCTTGCCCGCCGCATAGGCGAGAAGGCCCACGACGAACAGCGGGAAGCCGCGCCGCCCGAAATAACAACTCGATGCCGCGACCAGTGCGCCGAGGAATCCGACTGACCATGCGAGGCCGAAGTGAGACTCTGTCAGCACGGCACCCACAGCTACACCGGCGGCGGGGAGCGCCGAACCGCTCATCACCGCCGCCTGCAGCCAGAGATACGCGAGTGCAGCGATGGGCTGCGTCGTCGTAAGGAAAGCACGCCAGAGGCGCAGCGTGGCCTGCTCAAGCATGCCGCTGCGTTCTCCCATTTTGCTGTCCCGGGGACATGCGTTGCTACCGTCGCGACTCCTTCACCTCGGGCTTCGGATGGCCTCCGCTTCGCTTCTATTTCGAGGTTCCAGTAATCAGTTGGTTTGCCGATGCGACCCGTGTAGATGTGTTGTCGTTCGATTGCCATGTGGCGTGGGCCAAGATAACGGACCCCTGATGGTCCGGGCCGCGCTGCCCAAGAAGACTCGCACAATCTCGAGGTTGGGCCTGGGCACTACAGCCAAGCTCACGGTGAGCAAGACCTTGGCTGGATATCGCCCCTTATGGACTACAGTGCAAAAGCAGTCGCCGTTCTGAGTGGCAATTGGTGGCTGCTCCTACTAAATGCTGAAATTCCCATGCGTGCATAGCCCGATGATCAACATGGCAACGTTCGTGAGTTTGGCCTCGACATGACGGGAAACACCACCAGCACGCCGGGCCAGTGGCGCGTCGTCAACCGCTCCCCGGGTTGCACCATGCCCGGAGACCCGGGGCAGCAACCAAAACGTCGACTCATACGACGTGAATAGATCCCGTTGCATAGGCTTGAAGCGCAAGACTCGTATCAGGAATCTGGAGATCGATCGTGAGAAAAAGCACTCTTTTCATTTTTTCGATACTTATTTCCGTTAATGTTGAAGCGCATGTCGTTAGCTCATGCGACGGAGTCTATTCAGCACGCATTGGTGCGGGCGGCGGGTTGGTGATCCAGCAAGCGGGACGATATCTGGGGGTGGTAAAAACCGATCATGCTGTGGACGGTGGTTTATTTAGTCCCGATGACTCGATTTTGATCGCATTTGGCTTGCCGACCGAAATTGACGCTCGTTCGCCAAAGATAACGCGAGTGTCAATTTACTCGGTGAAGCCGACCGTAAGCCTCATCCACAGGGTGACATATGGCGGCGGCGTATACGATGTCGCTTTTAGTGACGATCAGAATTACGTATTTGTAAATAATCAATATGGAGTCGATGTAATTGATATAAGGCGAGGGAATTTCCAGCCATATGACTCGACGCATGTCCCGCAGTTCACGACGCAGCAATGCAGGAAATGACCATTTCGAGTTGGTAAATAGGCTGCCTCATCGGCCGTCCTTGCCGGACTTTAAGAGATTCAGCAGCGGGCAGGTCACGCCCCAGATGCTCGATTCAGGTAGCGTCAGCAACCCGCCATATTGCTGACGTAGTACCCGGCCCACTTCAATGTCCGCAAAGGCCGACAACCAGGGGCCGCGACGCCAGCGCGAATGGCGGTTGTAGCTCGAAAGCCGACTGTGGAGCGACGTCGGGTCGAACGGCGGCAGTGGGTCGGGTGCTGTCCTCCGACAGGAGGACAGCTGTCGTTTGACGCAACAGACGGGTCAACGACCGCAGAGCCACCAACAACTGCCCTTCGCCGGCGACCAGCTTAATGACCGCTAAGGCCAACCAGCCTCCCCGAACATCCTCCTTCACTCAAAATCCCCGTCCAGAGACGTTTGCCGCGATAACGTAGGTGATCGCGACCATACCGAGCACACGCAATCAAAATCCTTCCGAGTGCGCGACCGTTATAGCTCGTCACCGATCACCCTTTCGCGAAGTCTGAATCACTGCCAGCGCCGCATCCACCGCACGCCGCGCCCCATCGAACCCCGCCGCCGCCAGCGCCGCGCGCACACCCTGAAGTTCTGGCAAAAAGCCTTCATCGACGGAATCATCAAGCGCAGCAGCGAGCACTCGCCCGCGGGCCGCGAACAGTTGCGCCCACGGCAATGGTTCGGCACGCGTGTACTGCTCCAGCGCCTCGATATACCGCAGCGCACCCGCTGGATCGCGCACCGACAGCATCGCGTCGATCGCATCGCGGTAGAACCACAAATGATTGTGACCAACCGCACCGCGCCGCAGTAGATCGGCCCCCTCGGCAAGCATGCGCGCCCGCTCGGCGTCGTCGTCGA contains the following coding sequences:
- a CDS encoding MFS transporter, which codes for MATIRTVDVQEFINSHKLSPYQLLIVALCFLTVAFDGFDTASAGFIAPAIRKQWALNALQLAPVFGGGLFGLMVGALLFGPLADRFGRKPILCFSVAFFGVMCLWSAYATSLRELILLRFLTGLGLGGAMPTAITMTSEFGPEKQRSLLVTSMFCGFTLGGSLGGVVASQIIPLHGWQGVLLFGGAMPLVLVPVLLWLLPESVRYLALSGRKQEQVARTLRRIAPQEVLEHTVFTVPENKVTGSPVRNLFGSGVMVGTVCLWLTFFMSLLVYYLLTSWLPTVINNTGVPLDMTALIAAALPLGSTVGAVLIGRLMDRHNPCLILTSFYLVAAVFILLIGVASSLPMLVFAVFGAGLGTGGSQTGANALAAAYYPTSSRVSGVSWALGIGRVGSIVGSMVGGVLLAMHLGLPIMFVLVAIPTFVAALSMFGMGRHEAALRSSEVARTLPGSVKP
- a CDS encoding CopD family protein — translated: MEGSSPGQKAALCSALSQLATVALAVVLVTGFYNAMQDTAHASAPLFGTAWGRLLATKLACVALATSLGGWNRLVVLPDLHARAERLDPAYPAVQRRFDSLLLTEALAMLAILALAPVLGHMAPTGG
- a CDS encoding VOC family protein yields the protein MINLHELRYVRLGTRDIGAAAKYAADILGLQLVRREGGWAYLRSDERDHTLVYFEGDPNDQTIAFDVVTNEALEQAGAVLEQNSFRVHAGSRNECDQRRVRAFISFKDPSGNQIELVFGALHSGRRYFPSRDAGITGFSHVGLRTSDPGRDEIFWTKLCNARVSDWIGPAPLLRIDEVHHRIALFPSPFAGIQHINHQVASIDDLMRAWYTLREQGIPIRFGPGRHPTSGAIFLYFEGPDGMTYEYSTGVRLISPDEEASYCPRRFPFDSTGFCMWGAKPDIPEFQS
- a CDS encoding copper resistance protein CopD, with product MGERSGMLEQATLRLWRAFLTTTQPIAALAYLWLQAAVMSGSALPAAGVAVGAVLTESHFGLAWSVGFLGALVAASSCYFGRRGFPLFVVGLLAYAAGKAASSHAADSGDFSLRETIHVVHLVDWPLGGWWRDRRGDPCCTGSHAWRAVRPAKRLPYAPRCLN